DNA from Carassius gibelio isolate Cgi1373 ecotype wild population from Czech Republic chromosome B8, carGib1.2-hapl.c, whole genome shotgun sequence:
CATGAAATCAAATGATTGAACTAATCAAAATAAATTGACTAAAGTGTGAACAGGCACCTCACCTCCAGGACATGTTTCCCCACACGGCTCATATCCCTACGCTGCTCACTTGCCCATTGAGCAATGTCACATGCAGACAAGCGGCCCAACTGCTGAGTTTCCTCCACAGCTTCCAGGAAGCCCTGCATGGAGCAAGGCAAACCCAGAGACTGGCACAGTGACACTAAAGCACCACTGCTCTCTTTCAGAACCGCCTGAACACAAGCACAGGCCTCGCAGGGCACCAGGGACGACTCGACTGTCTGACAGCCTACGGTGTGAATGGACACACATGAGCCTGCAGTGGATGCTCTCTCATGCTGAGGAGTTGAAACTGGGGTATCTGTGATGGTTTTCTGGACACTGGTCATGGAGGTGCTCTGTGTCTTGTGTGTATTACTGGTAGTAGTGTTTGCTGCTGTTCTGGTAATGGATGGACTTTGTTGAGATGGAGGTTGCTGTCCACTACTGGTACTCTGTAAGAAGACACCCTTTAGCAAGGATAATTTTTGATAGGCGTTGACCAAGTGTTTAGTGATTTGTCTTTATCACCCTTCTTACCTCTTTTGCTTGTTGCCAGCTGAGCTGAAGCAGGTTCCTCCAGTAGCATTTGACCACGGGACCGATGGAAACAGAGGCTTCATGTTGATCAGATGACAAAACTCTCTGCTTTTCAAGCAGCAGCTCAGCATGAACGTTAAAACTCTGAAGAAGAAGCATTAatctttgacaaacacaaaaatgaacatCATGATTTGGGGAAAATAAAACTATACACTTAACTGTTTATGTTACATTATATAATGCATTCAATTCAATTATGCATTATAAGTTAattcacatttaaacaaacaaacgacataatatatatatatatatatatatatatatatatatatatatatatatatatatatatatatatatatatatatatataaaatacaaacacacatacacacacagtgacaATGATGTTAGTTCAAATATTAAAGTGCGATTGACATAAaccaatacaataaataaatataaataaataaacataaaaaaatacaaaaaaattatatatatatatatatatatatatatatatatatatatatatatatatatatatatatataaacacacattttcagtGTTTCAGGAAACTTTAACTATAACACAAATgaactaacgttaacgttacctgTCAATCAGCAGCTCTTGCAGGACTATATGCGAGTGCTGACTGAACTCTTCATCTCCGTCCACATAATCATACTCTTCTAAAAGGCTGACCAAGTCCAGATTACATGATAGTTTATCGGGAAACTTCCATGATGGGAAACGGACTGGTCCAGTCTTAGAAAACACATCCAGAACCGCTCCCTGTAAATCAATAAGATCTCTGCGAAGACTGTCGATACAGTCCTGGCGACCCAACAGATGAGTCATCGTTCAACTGACCAAAACTACTTCTGTTCTTCAATCGTTTGAGTTTTCGGAGCAGGAACATGTGCATAATCTCTATTTACTTTACGTTTCCATAGTTGCTTGTAGGCAGTATCGTTTCTCTtcaactacatttcccacaatcctTATTGGTCTTGCTACCGGAAGTGATTTTGTCTATCGTCTTTTCTTGTGTGGCGGTTGGCGGCTTGGCGTTACGAAAGGTTGGTGAAATTTTATGAAAGTGGACATAGAAttatattatttcagtaattatcAAGGCTTAACGTTGTCTTTTATCCAAAACTTACGATGTAAACGGACGAAAATTCTTTGTTTTTCTTAGCGTATTTGTCTCGGTCTGAGAAGAGCGTCGTGTCGCAGTCATGCCGCCTGGGCCTGTGCAGATCACGCAGCCGGAGCTAAATAACAAGGTATGAGGTGATCGTTTGTTCATATCTCTTTTTTTTAGACACAGTATTGAAAACCTACAAACACATTTATCTTCCGCAGACAAACGAACATGTTATTTGAGCATAATATTGCATATTTGTAGATCGTGGTTTGAGTAACGTAAGGAAAATGAATAGACCTCCCCTTTCACAAactttaatcatatatatatattttttttttcgttacttTTCCATAGTCCAGctattattgcatttattaagtaaataaattaatgccaaatattatttattgcataattcttaaatattgtattattatatatgtatataatgacTGTTCTTGGCCAAATTAAGATATAGTAGGAAATGCACCAAATGAATGCCAGTATCTGAAATTTGGCTGGTAATTTTTGTGAAGAACAAGATTAATTAAACTATGCAATGTTTTAATCCACAGCCTGAGGACCAGAAGGAAGAGACTCCAGCCACAAAGCCTATTGTGGGAATCATCTACCCACCTCCTGAAGTCCGAAATATTGTTGACAAGACTGCCAGCTTCGTGGCCAGGTTTGACATTATAATGTAGTGCACAATTTCTTTATTGTATTTGGTTAAACTCATAATTAACcactttttggtttgtttgtttgtaggaATGGACCCGAGTTTGAGGCCAGAATTCGACAGAATGAGATCAACAACCCCAAATTCAACTTCCTCAACCCCAACGACCCTTACCATGCATACTACCGCCACAAAGTCAATGAGTTCAAGGAGGGCAAAGCTCAGGAACCATCTGCAGCTGTGCCGAAAGTCATGCAACAGCAACAAGCAGCATCACAGCAGCTTCCTCAGAAGGTAAGGAACTTGTCAGGGATTTACAATACACCAGTAACATTCTAGAAATAAATCTAGCAGTCTGATTTAAAGGTTATTCAGATCTAAACCTATTATCCAGTACTTACACATGTGTGGTAATTTAGGTTCAAGCACAGGTGATCCATGAGACAGTGGTGCCCAAGGAGCCTCCACCAGAGTTTGAGTTTATTGCTGACCCTCCCTCCATCTCAGCCTTTGACCTGGATGTGGTGAAGCTGACCGCGCAGTTTGTCGCCCGAAATGGCCGCCAGTTTCTCACACAGCTGATGCAGAAGGAGCAGAGGAACTTCCAGTTTGACTTTCTACGACCACAGCACAGCTTGTTCAACTACTTTACAAAACTGGTGGAACAATACACAAAGGTACGGCATCAATACTCGGGACAATTCAGTTTTAGGTTGATAAAGAGAGCTGGGTATTATGGGAAACATAATTACATGGACAGGTTATTCAAGTGTGACATTAAATTCACTGAAATGATTGGCTTCTTGCAGGTTTTAATCCCTCCAAAAGGTCTTCTGCTGAAACTGAAGAGGGAAGCAGAGAACCCACGTGAGGTCTTGGACCAGGTAACTACAACAGCCAGATCACACATAGTGGATGTCTACATAGGATATGCCTAATATGACAGTGGTGTATTATGTTGATTCAGGTGTTTTAAAACCAACAGAGAGAATTTACGGTGAATCAAAGAGTAGAACTGACATTTTTAGATAGATTACACGCCATATTATAAGCAAATACATCACTTCATTCCCAAATATTTTAGGTGAGGTATCGTGTGGAGTGGGCCAAGTTCCAGGAGCGAGAGaggaagaaggaagaggaggagcgaGAGAAGGAGAGAGTGGCTTATGCTCAGATTGACTGGCATGACTTTGTGGTGGTGGAGACTGTGGACTTCCAACCAAATGAGCAAGGTGAGCATGAGTAATTAACACTGTTTATGTCATTCTAGATGTTTCAGAATGTTTGTCACAAACATACCATTGCATCAGGAGAAAGCTTCCTAAATCCCAAAGTCAATTCCATTCCATGGAGAATTTTTTTGTACTATACCaataaaaatattagtattaatatttgtACATATTAATCCCTGTTAAAGTCAgattattaatattcataaataccACTAATTTATATAACTATTATTCAATTTACAGGTAATTTCCCTCCTCCCACAACTCCTGAGGAGCTGGGTGCTCGTATCCTGATCCAGGAGCGCTATGAGAAGTTTGGAGAGAGTGAGGAGGTGGAGATGGAGGTAGAGAGTGAAGATGAAGAGGATGAGAGAGAGCGCAGGGTGGATGGACACACTGCTCAGATGGACCAGGACACACAGCTGCAGGACATGGACGAGGTGAGACAATCAGGGTGTTCATACCAAAGAGACACGGACGATTCAGTCAAGCTTTAACAAGTTCCATGTTCACTTAAGAAAATAGATGAGCAGTTTGTAGAAATGGGTAAATCATCACTCTGACTGACTAGTATCTGTTCTTCCTCTCTCAATAGGGctctgatgatgaggatgatggcATGAAGGCTCCTCTCCCCCCTGATAACCCCCTGCCACCACCTCTGCCCCCTACCCCGGACCAGGTTATAATCCGCAAAGACTATGACCCCAAGGGTAAGTGCATTTCTAAAAACACACTTTTAACATACTAGAACAGCACATATTTCATTGCTTCCACTCACTTTCTATCTCATCTTCCAGCGTCTAAGCCCCTGCCTCCTGTGACCGTCCCTGATGAGTACCTTATCTCTCCCATCACTGGAGAGAAGATCCAAGCCAGTAAGATGCAGGAGCACATGCGCATCGGCCTGCTGGACCCCCGCTGGCTGGAGCAGCGTGACCGCAGCATCCGAGAGCGTCAGATCGAGGAGGAGGTGTACGCTCCTGGCCTGGACATTGAGAGCAGCCTGAAGCAGCTGGCCGAGAGACGTACCGATATCTTCGGTGTGGAAGAAACGGCCATCGGTAAGAAGATCGGAGAGGAAGAGATTCAGAAACCAGAGGAGAAGGTAAGAAACACAAAGAAAAGAATATATATCCACTGTTCAAAATTATAAGTagacaaattaattttaaaactatAGTGAAAATGGGTTTTTAGAGTCTTTTTAAAAATCTGCATGACTAAAAAAAAGTGTCCATAGTTAAAGAAACACCCATTAAAACCTAAACCAGATCACTCAAACGAATCATTTTACTGTCTAGTGATCTTTACTTTagggaaaaaacttttttttttaagttacaattcataatcaaaaatgaaaaatatgtaagttaagttaaaataaatgaatatattttgtataggACGTATTTAATGTGGGActtcattgtattttatataaaaatggtgAATCATTTTAAGATGAACATTGTGTAGTACCTTGAAATTCTCTCAGAATAAAACATATTCAATAATGAATATAATTTCATTACTAAAAACATTACTATGCTTATCGTCTTCAGTGTGTTCCCCTGAGTGAGGACTAGTGTTCGTCTAACAGCCCATCCTCTTTTCTCTGCAGGTCACATGGGACGGTCACTCAGGCAGTATGGCTCGTACCCAGCAGGCTGCTCAGGCTAACATCACCCTGCAGGAGCAGATCGAGGCCATCCACAAAGCTAAAGGCCTGGTACAGGAGGACGACACCAAGGAGAAGATCGGCCCCAGCAAGCCCAACGAGATTCATCAGCCTCCCTTGCCCTCAGTAGTCCCCAGCATGCCCAAACCCAACCCACCAGTCAGCACCGCACCTTCTGTGAGTCTCAGTCTGTTTCTGCATTCAGGGGTTTTGGAAGATCAGCTTGACTGagacaaacacaaaaatgaaaaaatgaaagcgCTAGTTCTAACCAAAAGGTTCTCTCGTATATTCCAGATGGCACCTCCAGTGCGGACCACATTGCTCCCTGCTGTTCCTATCATACCCAGACCTCCAGTGGCCCCTGTGGTGCGCCTGGCCCCTGGGCAAGTTCTGGCCCCCATGCCACCCATGCTGCATGCCCCACGCATCAATGTGGTGCCCATGCCGCCCTCTACGCCTCATATTATGGCTCCTAGACCTCCACCCATGGTGGTTCCTGCTGGTGAGTTTTCAGAATAAtagatatattaataaacatttcaataaatatttaatcaacaGACTTTTATATGTTGTTTATTAAAATTGTGATAATggtgtatgaataaataaataaatttgaattaatttaataatattgattaattttataaataattgttttaattaactcatttttgtttttcagcatttGTACCTGCTCCCCCTGTGCCTCAACCTCCCAGCACTGTTTCTGCCCCCATGCCTCCTgcccatcctcctcctcctcatgaGGACGAGCCCTCCAGCAAGAAGATGAAGACCGAGGACAACCTGATTCCAGAAGAGGAGTTTCTGCGCAGGAACAAGGTACAAAGGGGTTGGAAACAAAGTGTTTCTCGTGCACTTAGCAATCAGTATTTGTATTACTGTTATTACATGAATCATATGATTCAACTCTTTTGACCTTTACTATCTTTTAGGGGCCTGTTGCAGTCAAGGTCCAGGTGCCCAACATGCAGGACAAGACGGAATGGAAACTGAGTGGCCAAGTGCTGAACTTCACCCTGCCTCTCACAGACCAGGTAAACACTTCAACATCCAGGATCTGTCTGCACCATTTGTACATACTTTAACTACTAATCTTAAGGATTATACAACATCTGTATagaattaatgaaaatgtgagCTAATCAAATGCCATCTTGTGCCTCAGGTGTCTGTCATCAAGGTTAAGATCCATGAAGCCACTGGTATGCCGGCTGGAAAACAGAAGCTGCAGTATGAGGTAATTTAAACCGTGAATACTTAAAAGATGCATCTTAGTTATggcattatgaaatataaaatacttgcTTTGAAAACTAAGATCTCATGTTGTGTTTGATTCTCCAGGGAATTTTCATCAAAGATTCCAACTCTCTGGCCTATTACAACATGAACAATGGATCCGTCATCCATCTGGCCCTTAAGGAAAGAGGAGGAAGGAAGAAGTAGATTGGTCATATTCATCTTCCGTTTCAATCCTTAacatttattgtgcttttaaaCCTACATTTGTACACTTCAAAGAATCTGTGCTGTGCTATGTAGAAAAACTGCAGTTTGAAGTGATCAGTGTCTTGTGATTATCTTACCTTTGTGTTAAAACATTCAGTGTATTCATGATTAAAGAGAATGTAGTCTCCTAGCAAACTGCCCtatttttagtttcacttttcaCTGAGGTGAATGTGTTAAAAATGTGCAAATCTCAAGTTAAGCTTTGAAATGTTGCATTGTGTCAGATGCATAATAAATCCTTGTCTCTTTGGAAAACATACCTAATAAATTTCATTAAGGAATGTTATTAGCTGTGCTctggtttttttatttattatttttttctcccacaaATATTGGTATTACTTATTTTTCATATTACAGTATTTTAGTTTCGGAAGGCATTTATAAGGTGGGGCTATTATTACTCACTAATTAGTTcagattatttataatgtaaataatacattaaaaaaaattatagtccCTTAACATAAACGCtagaggcttttattttgaaagcgtGTCACTAGCGGAACTCGCGTCACATTTTCGTAGAGGTCATAGGTGAAATATTTAGC
Protein-coding regions in this window:
- the sf3a1 gene encoding splicing factor 3A subunit 1; translation: MPPGPVQITQPELNNKPEDQKEETPATKPIVGIIYPPPEVRNIVDKTASFVARNGPEFEARIRQNEINNPKFNFLNPNDPYHAYYRHKVNEFKEGKAQEPSAAVPKVMQQQQAASQQLPQKVQAQVIHETVVPKEPPPEFEFIADPPSISAFDLDVVKLTAQFVARNGRQFLTQLMQKEQRNFQFDFLRPQHSLFNYFTKLVEQYTKVLIPPKGLLLKLKREAENPREVLDQVRYRVEWAKFQERERKKEEEEREKERVAYAQIDWHDFVVVETVDFQPNEQGNFPPPTTPEELGARILIQERYEKFGESEEVEMEVESEDEEDERERRVDGHTAQMDQDTQLQDMDEGSDDEDDGMKAPLPPDNPLPPPLPPTPDQVIIRKDYDPKASKPLPPVTVPDEYLISPITGEKIQASKMQEHMRIGLLDPRWLEQRDRSIRERQIEEEVYAPGLDIESSLKQLAERRTDIFGVEETAIGKKIGEEEIQKPEEKVTWDGHSGSMARTQQAAQANITLQEQIEAIHKAKGLVQEDDTKEKIGPSKPNEIHQPPLPSVVPSMPKPNPPVSTAPSMAPPVRTTLLPAVPIIPRPPVAPVVRLAPGQVLAPMPPMLHAPRINVVPMPPSTPHIMAPRPPPMVVPAAFVPAPPVPQPPSTVSAPMPPAHPPPPHEDEPSSKKMKTEDNLIPEEEFLRRNKGPVAVKVQVPNMQDKTEWKLSGQVLNFTLPLTDQVSVIKVKIHEATGMPAGKQKLQYEGIFIKDSNSLAYYNMNNGSVIHLALKERGGRKK